Proteins found in one Methylobacterium sp. CB376 genomic segment:
- the flbD gene encoding sigma-54-dependent transcriptional regulator FlbD, producing MRLLIIGRLNGELVTASKIAMSRGAAVTQADGVEQGLTVLRAKGADLVMIDVGLPVRAFVDALAEERIRTPVVACGTGSDARAAVAAIRAGAKEYIPLPPDPELIAAVLEAVAADARSFVWRDPAMERVVKLAEQVARSDASVLISGESGTGKEVLARHVHAKSARAGKPFVSVNCAAIPDALLESELFGHEKGAFTGAVARRIGKFEEASGGTLLLDEISEMDVRLQAKLLRALQERVIDRVGGSQGVRVDLRVLATSNRNLAEEVRKGTFREDLLYRLNVVHLRLPALRERPADILELAQHFARKYAEVNGIPARPLSAEARRLIVANPWRGNVRELENTLHRAVLLAQGAEIGPEAIRSPEGEALDGGAGTAARAVQTAEAVTRSLVGRTVAEVERDLILDTLDHCLGNRTHAARILGISIRTLRNKLNEYAQAGILVPEPGQARAIAAYG from the coding sequence ATGCGCCTTCTCATCATCGGACGCCTGAACGGCGAACTCGTCACCGCCTCGAAGATCGCCATGAGCCGGGGCGCGGCCGTCACCCAGGCGGACGGCGTCGAGCAGGGCCTCACGGTGTTGCGCGCCAAGGGCGCCGACCTCGTCATGATCGACGTGGGGCTGCCGGTCCGCGCCTTCGTCGACGCCCTCGCGGAGGAGCGCATCCGCACGCCGGTCGTCGCCTGCGGCACCGGCTCGGATGCCAGGGCGGCGGTGGCGGCGATCCGGGCCGGGGCCAAGGAGTACATCCCGCTCCCGCCCGACCCCGAGCTGATCGCCGCGGTGCTGGAGGCGGTGGCGGCGGACGCGCGCAGCTTCGTCTGGCGCGACCCCGCCATGGAGCGGGTCGTGAAGCTCGCCGAGCAGGTGGCGCGCTCCGACGCCTCGGTGCTCATCAGCGGCGAGAGCGGCACCGGCAAGGAGGTGCTCGCCCGCCACGTCCACGCCAAGTCCGCCCGCGCGGGCAAGCCCTTCGTCAGCGTCAACTGCGCGGCGATCCCCGACGCGCTGCTCGAATCCGAGCTCTTCGGCCACGAGAAGGGGGCCTTCACCGGCGCGGTGGCCCGGCGCATCGGCAAGTTCGAGGAGGCCTCCGGCGGCACGCTCCTCCTCGACGAGATCTCCGAGATGGACGTCCGGCTCCAGGCCAAGCTGCTGCGCGCCCTGCAGGAACGCGTCATCGACCGGGTCGGCGGCAGCCAGGGCGTGCGCGTCGATCTGCGGGTGCTCGCCACCTCGAACCGCAACCTCGCCGAGGAGGTCCGCAAGGGCACCTTCCGGGAGGACCTGCTCTACCGCCTCAACGTCGTCCACCTGCGCCTGCCGGCCCTGCGCGAGCGCCCGGCCGACATCCTCGAACTCGCCCAGCACTTCGCCCGGAAATACGCGGAGGTGAACGGCATCCCGGCGCGGCCGCTCTCGGCCGAGGCGCGCCGCCTCATCGTCGCCAATCCCTGGCGCGGCAACGTGCGCGAACTGGAGAACACCCTGCACCGGGCCGTCCTCCTGGCCCAGGGGGCGGAGATCGGCCCGGAGGCGATCCGCTCCCCGGAGGGCGAGGCCCTCGACGGCGGGGCCGGCACGGCGGCGCGGGCGGTTCAGACGGCCGAGGCGGTGACGCGCAGCCTCGTCGGGCGCACCGTCGCGGAAGTCGAGCGGGACCTCATCCTCGACACGCTCGACCATTGCCTCGGCAACCGCACCCATGCGGCGCGGATCCTCGGCATCTCGATCCGCACCCTGCGCAACAAGCTCAACGAATACGCCCAGGCCGGGATCCTGGTGCCCGAGCCCGGTCAGGCCCGCGCGATCGCGGCCTATGGTTGA
- a CDS encoding FliH/SctL family protein yields MAEPRRFLFDNDFRVPGGSVARAREEAERAAAAARAEAEAAASARAAAELRRAIDEARAAGLQEGRAQAESQVQARLADALTRVAVTAAGLLAAADARDAEREAQALDFALALGRKIAGEALDARPVAAILETARAALQHLRGVPHLAVRVNDALVDETQAALARLARERGFEGRLIVLGDPDLMPGDARMEWADGGVVRERAAIEAALRAALDPL; encoded by the coding sequence ATGGCCGAGCCGCGGCGCTTCCTGTTCGACAACGACTTCCGGGTGCCGGGGGGCAGCGTGGCGCGGGCGCGCGAGGAGGCCGAGCGCGCCGCCGCCGCCGCCCGCGCCGAGGCCGAGGCCGCCGCCTCCGCGCGGGCCGCGGCGGAGCTGCGCCGGGCGATCGACGAGGCCCGGGCGGCCGGCCTGCAGGAGGGCCGCGCCCAGGCCGAGTCCCAGGTGCAGGCCCGGCTCGCCGACGCCCTCACCCGGGTCGCGGTGACGGCGGCGGGCCTGCTCGCGGCGGCCGATGCCCGCGACGCCGAGCGCGAGGCCCAGGCCCTCGACTTCGCCCTGGCGCTCGGCCGCAAGATCGCCGGCGAGGCCCTCGACGCGCGGCCGGTGGCGGCGATCCTCGAGACCGCCCGCGCGGCCCTCCAGCACCTGCGCGGCGTGCCCCACCTCGCCGTGCGGGTGAACGACGCCCTCGTGGACGAGACCCAGGCCGCCCTGGCCCGGCTCGCCCGCGAGCGCGGCTTCGAGGGCCGCCTGATCGTGCTCGGCGATCCCGACCTGATGCCGGGCGACGCCCGCATGGAATGGGCCGACGGCGGCGTCGTGCGCGAGCGCGCCGCCATCGAGGCCGCCCTGCGCGCCGCCCTCGACCCCCTTTAG
- a CDS encoding flagellar hook assembly protein FlgD produces MATGISSTLTGSAGTKTNTASDSATIAGNFNQFLTLLTTQLKNQNPLDPLDTNQFTQQLVQFASVEQQLKTNDRLDTMVAASKAATASSAAGLVGKTVTADGATAALAGGSASWTLTAARAATRAVLTITDQKGNVVATRTQSLANGGQSFTWDGRSSTGLTAPDGTYTLKVQATDATGQTVSVDTKVTGTIASVDVTGSEPMLSIGGRSVPLSRVQAIGGAQASGSTSASGS; encoded by the coding sequence ATGGCCACGGGCATCAGCAGCACACTCACCGGCTCGGCCGGCACCAAGACCAACACGGCGAGCGATTCCGCCACCATCGCGGGCAACTTCAACCAGTTCCTGACCCTGCTCACGACGCAGCTCAAGAACCAGAACCCGCTCGACCCCCTCGACACCAACCAGTTCACACAGCAGCTGGTGCAATTCGCCTCGGTCGAGCAGCAGCTCAAGACCAACGACCGCCTCGACACGATGGTGGCGGCCAGCAAGGCCGCGACGGCCTCCTCGGCGGCCGGCCTGGTCGGCAAGACCGTGACGGCGGACGGGGCGACCGCCGCCCTGGCGGGGGGATCCGCCAGCTGGACCCTCACGGCGGCGCGGGCGGCGACCCGGGCCGTGCTGACGATCACGGATCAGAAGGGCAACGTCGTCGCCACGCGGACCCAGTCCCTCGCGAATGGCGGCCAGAGCTTCACCTGGGACGGCCGCTCCTCGACCGGGCTCACGGCGCCGGACGGCACCTACACGCTCAAGGTCCAGGCCACCGACGCCACCGGGCAGACCGTGAGCGTCGACACCAAGGTCACGGGGACGATCGCGAGCGTGGACGTCACCGGGTCGGAGCCCATGCTGAGCATCGGCGGGCGCAGCGTGCCCCTCAGCCGGGTCCAGGCCATCGGCGGCGCCCAAGCCTCTGGATCCACCTCCGCCTCCGGATCCTAG
- a CDS encoding flagellar hook-length control protein FliK — protein MTIGLRSLAGMNQFEIRLDPAELGRIEVRLDLDRERGSVRAHLTVERPETLALLQRDAGSLQQALAQAGFSAADAVLSFSLQDGSGGQGQPGREGRSPDPGRGALDGSVSESDPIPLAPVRRGGRLGLDIRI, from the coding sequence ATGACGATCGGCCTGCGCTCGCTCGCCGGGATGAACCAGTTCGAGATCCGGCTCGACCCGGCGGAGCTCGGCCGGATCGAGGTGCGCCTCGACCTCGACCGGGAGCGCGGCTCGGTCCGGGCCCACCTCACGGTCGAGCGGCCCGAGACGCTGGCGCTGCTCCAGCGCGACGCCGGCAGCCTGCAGCAGGCGCTCGCGCAGGCCGGCTTCTCCGCCGCGGACGCGGTCCTGAGCTTCTCGCTCCAGGACGGATCGGGCGGCCAGGGCCAGCCCGGCCGGGAGGGGCGCTCGCCCGATCCGGGACGCGGCGCCCTCGACGGCTCCGTGAGCGAATCCGACCCGATCCCGCTCGCCCCCGTCCGGCGCGGCGGGCGGCTCGGGCTCGACATCCGCATCTAG
- the sciP gene encoding CtrA inhibitor SciP: MTEPHRPRVKYVIGPDGSPLTIADLPPTNTRRWVIRRKAEVVAAVRGGLLSLEEACQRYTLTTEEFLSWQYSIEQHGLAGLRTTRIQHYRQ; encoded by the coding sequence ATGACCGAGCCGCACCGCCCGAGGGTGAAGTACGTCATCGGGCCCGACGGAAGCCCCCTGACGATCGCGGATCTTCCGCCGACCAACACCCGCCGGTGGGTGATCCGCCGGAAGGCCGAGGTGGTGGCTGCGGTGCGCGGCGGCCTCCTGAGCCTGGAGGAGGCCTGTCAGCGCTACACGCTGACGACCGAGGAATTCCTGAGCTGGCAATACTCGATCGAGCAGCACGGCCTCGCCGGCCTGCGCACGACGCGCATCCAGCACTACCGCCAGTGA
- the fliF gene encoding flagellar basal-body MS-ring/collar protein FliF has protein sequence MQPVLDLMAKFGPARLAAMGAVTLVLVGFFAFVILRVSRPELGVLYADLSLQDAGAVIRDLEARGIRYETRGDLGQTILAPRADLPRLRMDLAGKGLPSAGGVGYELFDKGDAFSTTTFVQNVNHLRAQEGELARSIRAIGRVQAARVHLVIPEKRLFNRDRELPSAAIVLKLAGDLDPGQVRAVRHLVASSVEGLKPERISIVDERGRLLADGAGRDDAQAVLGLDERQASLEQRLRAQVEGIVAGIVGAGRARVQVAAELDPSRIESRSESFDPESRVVRSSQTRSETSASQGPGETGVSVGNELPGARETAQANGTRETSNKNEETTNYEISRVTRTEVNEGGRIKRLSVAVVIDGSYQPGPDGKPVYAPRSQEELDRITALVRTAVGYDKGRGDQVEVANLRFADTAVPAELPEEGLLASLLKPTKEEVLRLVELAVLALLTLVVVLAVMRPLLRRVLPAEAPPEPALAAVAVLPAAGAEGEGAPALPESPARQLVEFAKINGKIQAETIARVAEIVRQNPVETAEVLRGWIQDR, from the coding sequence GTGCAACCGGTTCTCGATCTGATGGCGAAGTTCGGGCCGGCACGCCTCGCCGCCATGGGCGCGGTCACGCTCGTCCTGGTGGGCTTCTTCGCGTTCGTGATCCTGCGCGTCTCGCGGCCCGAACTGGGCGTGCTCTACGCGGACCTCTCCCTGCAGGATGCGGGCGCGGTGATCCGGGACCTGGAAGCGCGGGGCATCCGCTACGAGACCCGCGGCGATCTCGGGCAGACGATCCTGGCGCCTCGTGCCGACCTGCCCCGCCTGCGCATGGACCTCGCCGGCAAGGGCCTGCCGAGCGCGGGCGGCGTCGGCTACGAGCTCTTCGACAAGGGCGACGCCTTCTCGACCACGACCTTCGTCCAGAACGTCAACCACCTGCGCGCCCAGGAGGGGGAACTCGCCCGCTCGATCCGGGCGATCGGCCGCGTGCAGGCGGCGCGGGTCCATCTCGTCATCCCGGAGAAGCGGCTGTTCAACCGCGACCGGGAGCTTCCGAGCGCCGCCATCGTGCTCAAGCTCGCGGGCGACCTCGATCCCGGCCAGGTCCGGGCGGTGCGCCACCTCGTGGCCTCCTCGGTGGAGGGGCTCAAGCCCGAGAGGATCTCGATCGTGGACGAGCGCGGGCGCCTCCTGGCGGACGGGGCCGGGCGCGACGACGCGCAGGCCGTCCTCGGCCTCGACGAGCGGCAGGCCAGCCTGGAGCAGCGCCTGCGCGCGCAGGTCGAGGGGATCGTGGCGGGCATCGTCGGGGCGGGCCGCGCCCGCGTCCAGGTCGCGGCCGAGCTCGATCCCAGCCGGATCGAGAGCCGCTCGGAGAGCTTCGATCCCGAGAGCCGGGTCGTGCGTTCGAGCCAGACCCGCTCGGAGACCTCGGCCTCGCAGGGGCCCGGCGAGACCGGCGTCAGCGTCGGCAACGAGCTGCCGGGCGCCCGCGAGACCGCCCAGGCGAACGGCACCCGCGAGACTTCGAACAAGAACGAGGAGACGACGAATTACGAGATCTCCCGGGTCACGCGCACCGAGGTCAACGAGGGCGGCCGGATCAAGCGCCTCTCGGTGGCGGTCGTCATCGACGGCAGCTACCAGCCGGGGCCGGACGGCAAGCCGGTCTACGCGCCCCGCAGCCAGGAGGAGCTCGACCGCATCACCGCCCTGGTGCGCACGGCGGTCGGCTACGACAAGGGCCGGGGGGACCAGGTCGAGGTCGCCAACCTGCGCTTCGCCGACACCGCCGTCCCGGCCGAGCTTCCGGAGGAGGGGCTCCTCGCCTCGCTCCTGAAGCCCACCAAGGAGGAGGTGCTGCGCCTCGTCGAACTCGCCGTCCTGGCCCTGCTGACGCTCGTGGTGGTGCTGGCGGTCATGCGCCCGCTGCTGCGCCGCGTGCTCCCCGCCGAGGCCCCGCCCGAGCCGGCCCTGGCCGCCGTCGCGGTCCTGCCGGCCGCGGGCGCGGAGGGGGAGGGGGCGCCGGCCCTGCCCGAGAGCCCGGCGCGCCAGCTCGTCGAGTTCGCCAAGATCAACGGCAAGATCCAGGCCGAGACGATCGCGCGCGTGGCCGAGATCGTGCGCCAGAACCCGGTCGAGACCGCCGAGGTGCTGCGCGGCTGGATCCAGGACCGCTGA
- the fliN gene encoding flagellar motor switch protein FliN produces MAPDDELGLPQLSEADLAYDPNGHGPLRDGPPAPKSAADLEQVFDVPVVVSAVLGASRMPVGDLLRLGPGTVLELDRKVGEAIDIFVNNRLVARGEVVLVEERLGVTMTEIVKSDG; encoded by the coding sequence ATGGCGCCCGACGACGAACTCGGCCTGCCCCAGCTCAGCGAGGCCGACCTCGCCTACGACCCGAACGGCCACGGCCCGCTGCGCGACGGCCCCCCGGCCCCCAAGAGCGCCGCCGACCTGGAGCAGGTCTTCGACGTTCCGGTCGTGGTCTCCGCCGTGCTCGGCGCCTCCCGCATGCCGGTCGGCGACCTGCTGCGCCTCGGCCCCGGCACGGTGCTGGAACTCGACCGCAAGGTCGGCGAGGCGATCGACATCTTCGTCAACAACCGCCTCGTCGCGCGCGGCGAGGTGGTGCTGGTCGAGGAGCGCCTCGGCGTCACCATGACCGAGATCGTCAAGAGCGACGGCTGA
- the mnmA gene encoding tRNA 2-thiouridine(34) synthase MnmA, with product MNSLDLPKAPQDTRVVVAMSGGVDSSVVAGLLRRQGYDVVGITLQLYDHGAATHRRGACCAGQDIHDARRAAETLGIPHYVLDYEDRFREAVIDRFAESYIHGETPIPCVECNRSIKFRDLLATALDLGADALATGHYVASRARPGGGRALYRALDPARDQSYFLYATTPEQLDVLRFPLGELPKDETRRLAREFGLAVADKPDSQDICFVPQGRYQDVIARLRPDAARPGEIVHLDGRTLGRHEGIIGFTVGQRRGLGLATGEPLYVVRLDPETARVVVGPREALATSVIRIAETNWLGDEPLADLDGMPVAVRVRSTREPRPAALRWNRALACAEVVLETPEDGVSPGQACAIYADDGPRARVLGGGTIQKVEAARREAA from the coding sequence ATGAACTCGCTCGATCTGCCCAAGGCCCCCCAGGACACCCGCGTCGTGGTGGCGATGTCGGGCGGGGTCGATTCCTCGGTCGTCGCCGGGCTGCTCAGGCGCCAGGGCTACGACGTCGTCGGGATCACGCTCCAGCTCTACGACCACGGCGCGGCCACCCATCGCCGCGGGGCCTGCTGCGCCGGCCAGGACATCCACGACGCCCGGCGGGCCGCCGAGACGCTCGGCATCCCGCACTACGTCCTCGATTACGAGGACCGCTTCCGCGAGGCGGTGATCGACCGCTTCGCCGAGAGCTACATCCACGGCGAGACGCCGATCCCCTGCGTCGAGTGCAACCGCTCGATCAAGTTCCGCGACCTGCTCGCCACCGCCCTCGACCTCGGCGCCGACGCGCTGGCGACCGGCCACTACGTGGCCAGCCGGGCCCGGCCGGGCGGCGGGCGGGCGCTCTACCGCGCCCTCGATCCGGCCCGGGACCAGAGCTACTTCCTCTACGCGACGACGCCCGAGCAGCTCGACGTCCTGCGCTTCCCCCTCGGCGAGCTGCCCAAGGACGAGACCCGGCGGCTCGCCCGGGAATTCGGCCTCGCCGTGGCGGACAAGCCCGACAGCCAGGACATCTGCTTCGTGCCCCAGGGCCGCTACCAGGACGTGATCGCGCGGCTGCGGCCCGACGCGGCGCGGCCCGGCGAGATCGTCCATCTCGACGGGCGCACGCTCGGCCGCCACGAGGGCATCATCGGCTTCACGGTCGGCCAGCGGCGGGGCCTCGGGCTCGCGACCGGCGAGCCGCTCTACGTGGTGCGCCTCGATCCCGAGACGGCCCGCGTGGTGGTGGGCCCCCGCGAGGCGCTCGCCACCTCGGTGATCCGGATCGCCGAGACGAACTGGCTCGGCGACGAGCCCCTGGCCGACCTCGACGGGATGCCCGTGGCGGTGCGGGTCCGCTCGACCCGGGAGCCGCGCCCGGCGGCCCTGCGCTGGAACCGGGCGCTCGCCTGCGCGGAGGTCGTACTGGAGACGCCGGAGGACGGCGTCTCCCCCGGCCAGGCCTGCGCCATCTACGCGGATGACGGGCCGCGCGCGCGGGTGCTCGGCGGCGGCACCATCCAGAAGGTCGAGGCGGCGCGGCGCGAGGCGGCCTGA
- the fliG gene encoding flagellar motor switch protein FliG — translation MAVSPKPALPDTLAENPRLAELPGPQRAAALLLLLGDEAGAPIWRLLEEDEVKKVSHAMVQLGSLELETVEQLIVEFVSKLSSSGGVSSNYERTEALLLKIFPPEQVSQIMAEVKGASARRVWSSLTQIDPEILASFLRNEYPQTVAVILSRVRSDYAARVLTILPEDFAIDVLNRMLRMETVQKEALRHIEEMLRSEFVSTIAQTTRRDAHELMADVFNAFDRQTEARFLTALDQNNRGAAKKIRQLMFTFEDLLKLDAGSVQTLMRAIDRDVLGRALKGASEPVRAFFFSNMSSRAAKNLQDEMASLGPIRLKEVDEAQARITETAKELAEKGEIMIAKNSAEEELVY, via the coding sequence ATGGCCGTCTCCCCGAAACCCGCCCTCCCGGACACGCTGGCCGAGAACCCGCGCCTGGCGGAGCTGCCCGGCCCGCAGCGGGCCGCGGCCCTGCTGCTGCTGCTCGGCGACGAGGCCGGCGCGCCGATCTGGCGCCTCCTGGAAGAGGACGAGGTCAAGAAGGTCTCGCACGCCATGGTCCAGCTCGGCTCGCTGGAACTGGAGACCGTCGAGCAGCTCATCGTCGAGTTCGTCTCGAAGCTCTCGTCGAGCGGCGGCGTCAGCTCGAACTACGAGCGCACCGAGGCGCTGCTCCTCAAGATCTTCCCGCCCGAGCAGGTCTCGCAGATCATGGCCGAGGTGAAGGGCGCCTCGGCCCGGCGGGTCTGGAGCAGCCTGACCCAGATCGACCCGGAGATCCTCGCCTCCTTCCTGCGCAACGAGTACCCGCAGACCGTTGCGGTGATCCTCTCGCGGGTGCGCTCGGACTACGCCGCGCGGGTCCTCACCATCCTGCCGGAGGATTTCGCCATCGACGTGCTCAACCGGATGCTGCGGATGGAGACGGTGCAGAAGGAGGCCCTGCGCCACATCGAGGAGATGCTGCGCAGCGAGTTCGTCTCGACCATCGCCCAGACCACGCGGCGCGACGCGCACGAATTGATGGCGGACGTCTTCAACGCCTTCGACCGCCAGACCGAGGCGCGCTTCCTCACCGCCCTCGACCAGAACAACCGCGGCGCGGCGAAGAAGATTCGCCAGCTCATGTTCACCTTCGAGGACCTGCTCAAGCTCGACGCCGGCAGCGTGCAGACGCTCATGCGCGCGATCGACCGCGACGTGCTCGGCCGGGCGCTCAAGGGCGCGTCCGAGCCGGTGCGGGCCTTCTTCTTCAGCAACATGTCGAGCCGCGCGGCCAAGAACCTGCAGGACGAGATGGCCTCCCTCGGGCCGATCCGCCTCAAGGAGGTCGATGAGGCCCAGGCCAGGATCACCGAGACGGCGAAGGAGCTCGCCGAGAAGGGCGAGATCATGATCGCCAAGAACAGCGCCGAGGAGGAGCTGGTCTACTGA